A single window of Vibrio sp. HB236076 DNA harbors:
- the ybgC gene encoding tol-pal system-associated acyl-CoA thioesterase produces MNEQVFQWPVRVYYEDTDAGGVVYHSNYLKFFERARTEMLRALGVSQQSLLEQNIGFVVRHMDINFIAGAKLDDQLTVNTAIDEKKRASMSFCQELVNADDKILCKSIVKVACIDNLKMKPIAIPKAIFGEIK; encoded by the coding sequence ATGAATGAACAAGTATTTCAATGGCCTGTCCGCGTCTATTATGAAGATACCGATGCTGGCGGAGTTGTATATCATTCAAATTATCTAAAGTTCTTTGAGCGAGCGAGAACAGAGATGTTAAGGGCATTGGGTGTCAGTCAGCAAAGCTTACTTGAACAAAATATTGGTTTTGTAGTCCGACATATGGATATCAACTTTATCGCTGGGGCGAAACTTGACGATCAATTAACAGTCAACACAGCAATTGATGAAAAAAAACGCGCTTCTATGAGTTTTTGTCAAGAGTTAGTCAATGCTGATGACAAGATATTGTGTAAAAGCATAGTTAAAGTAGCATGTATAGACAATCTTAAAATGAAACCTATTGCGATACCAAAAGCGATTTTTGGGGAGATTAAATAA